In Victivallis sp. Marseille-Q1083, the genomic stretch GGAAGCGCTGGTGGCGTTTTCGGAATTGTTGCACCGGGAGCGCAGTTATAACGAGTTGCCGCTGCCGGTCCGTTATGCGTTGGATCTGGCGGCGGAGGAGATGATTTCAAATATCATCAAATATGGCTACGACGATCGAAACCGGCATGAAATTGCCGTAGAGACCGTCTATGGCGGCGGGGAGGTCACGTTGACCTTGCGGGATGACGGGCACCCGTTCGATCCGCTGCACGATGCGGCGGAAGCGGATTTGACGCAGGACATCGCCGCGCGGCCGGTCGGCGGGGTTGGGATCCTCCTGACCCGGCAACTGACCCGGCAGATGCGTTACCGTCGCGAAGGCCGGTACAATGTGTTGACGATGGTCATCGGTGGGAAATAAAAGGAAATTCTTAATATTGACGGACAAAAAGTTATGGATATTTCACTGAAACAGGCGGACGGATATGACCTGTTGTGCATCACAGGTCGGTTGGATGCGGCGACGGCCGGGGAGGGCGAGCGGCAGATTACCGAATTGACGGCGAATACCTCCCGGTTGCTGGTGGACATGGCCGGGCTGGAATATATCAGCAGTGCCGGATTGCGGGTGTTGCTGATCGTCGCCAAGAAGATGGGCCAGCGCGGCGGACGGCTGGCTTTGTGTGCTTTGACTCCCGGAGTGAAAGAAGTTTTCGACATCAGCGGATTTTCTTCGATTTTCAAAATTTTTCCGACCCGGCCGGAAGGCGGCGCTTTTCTGAAGTAATCGTCCTCCGGCAGCTTTTCGCTGGAGGACTTGGGAGATCGTATGTGCGGTATTGCCGGTATCTTCAATGAACCGTCTCCGGCTGCCGCTGCGGCGGCGATCGGGCAAATGAACGAGGCGCAGCGTCACCGCGGCCCGGATGAACAGGGTGTCTGGCAGGAGGCGCGCGGCGTGCTGGGGCATTGCCGGCTGGCGGTGGTCGATTTGATCGGCGGACATCAGCCGATGAGCAACGCCGATGAGTCGGTGGTTCTGGTTTTCAATGGTGAAATCTATAATTTCCCGGCGCTGCGCCGGGAACTGGCGGCCGATGGCGTAATCTTCCGCAACGCCGGCGATACCGAAGTGATTCTTCATCTGTATGAGAAATACGGTCGGGAGGCGATCGGCAGACTGCATGGCATGTTCGCCCTGGCGATTTACGACCGCCGCCGGGAAAAAGTATTGCTGGCGCGTGACCGGCTGGGACAGAAACCGCTGCTTTATCGGCTGGATGGCAAAAGGCTCTGTTTCGCCAGTGAATTTGCCGCTTTGAAAAAAATTTCCGGTTGCCGCTGGCGGCTCAATTACCCGGCGGTTGACCAGTTCCTGGCTTTGCAATATATCCCCGCCCCGGCAACCGTCTATCTGGAAGTTCATAAACTGTTGCCGGGCTGCTGGCTGGAGTTCGATCTGAACAGCGGACGAACCGTTTTGAACCGCTACTGGCAGCCGGATTACCGGCATAAACTGGACATTTCGTTCGAAGATGCGGCAGTCGAAGTGCGGCGGCGGCTGACCGAAGCGGTGCGCAAGCGATTGATGGCGGACGTGCCGTTCGGCGCTTTTTTGTCCGGCGGCCTGGATTCCGCTATTGTCTGCAGCCTGATGGCCGAACTTTGCGACCGGCCGGTCTCGGTGTTCACCGTCGGCTTTGAAAATACGCGCTATGACGAAAGGATGCTGGCCGCCCGGACGGCGCGGGCGCTGGAAGCGAAAACCAACCGCCGGCTGAGCTGCCGAACCCGGGTGGTTCAGCCGGAAGATTTTGAATTGCTGCGCCGTCTGGTCCGGCATTATGGCGAACCGTTTGCCGATGCGTCGATGCTGCCGACCGGTTTGTTGTGCCGGTTTGCCGCCGAAGAACTGACGGTGGCGCTGTCCGGTGACGGTGCCGATGAGATTTTCGCCGGTTACGAACGTTATCTGGCGATGAAGTATCTGGCGGCGGCGGACCGTTGGCCGGGCGGCCGGGCGCTTTGCCGTTTGGCCGCCGGATGGACGCCGGGCGAGGTGCGATCATTCCGGGAGCGGCTGCGGCGTCTGCTTGCCGCCGGCGCTTTGCCGGAATTGCGGCGTTATCCGGCGTTGTTGATTCACGGCGGAGAAGCGGTCCGCCGGGCGCTGTACCAAGGGCGGTTGGCGGCGGTGGAAGCGGGCGGCGCGGAGGAGTATCTTGCCGGCCTGCTGCGGCAGGCGACCGCCGTTGATCCGGTGGAACAATGTCTGGAGTGCGATTTACACGGTTACTTGCCGAATGATATCCTGGTCAAGGTGGACATTGCCTCAATGGCCGCTTCTCTGGAAGTACGCAGCCCGTTTCTCGACCATGAACTGGTGGAATTCGCGGCGGCGTTGCCGTTGCGCTTCAAGCAGTGCGGCCGTTCGCGCAAGCATATTTTAAAAGCGGCTTTTGCCGACCTGCTGCCGGCCGATTTGCGCAACCGGCGAAAACGCGGCTTCGGAGTGCCGGTCGGTGAATGGTTTCGCGGAAACTGGCGGATGAAATTACAGGAAGCGTTGCTGGAAGGCCGTTTGGTTTCCGGCGGCATGATGTGTCGGGAAGGCATTGCGGCGTTGCTGGAAACGCATTGCAGCGGCCGTGGCGATTGGAGTTATCTGCTGTGGAGCTTGCTTTGTCTGGAACTGTTTCTCGAAGAGGAGGTTTGAGCTTGAGCAAGGAGTTTCCCTGGGGATTGCTGATCGCGGCGGCGGCGCTGTATTGGAGTTGTTTCGGCGCTTTGCTGGCGGCGCTGGCGCTGCTGAAAATCCGCTCGGTGGTGTGGTGGCAGGCGGCGTTGATGGTCGCCGGCGGCTTTTTGCTGCTGTTGATTCCGGTCATCGGAATGCCGCT encodes the following:
- a CDS encoding ATP-binding protein, which produces MATKLNYRVDNNMEALVAFSELLHRERSYNELPLPVRYALDLAAEEMISNIIKYGYDDRNRHEIAVETVYGGGEVTLTLRDDGHPFDPLHDAAEADLTQDIAARPVGGVGILLTRQLTRQMRYRREGRYNVLTMVIGGK
- a CDS encoding STAS domain-containing protein, whose product is MDISLKQADGYDLLCITGRLDAATAGEGERQITELTANTSRLLVDMAGLEYISSAGLRVLLIVAKKMGQRGGRLALCALTPGVKEVFDISGFSSIFKIFPTRPEGGAFLK
- the asnB gene encoding asparagine synthase (glutamine-hydrolyzing), whose product is MCGIAGIFNEPSPAAAAAAIGQMNEAQRHRGPDEQGVWQEARGVLGHCRLAVVDLIGGHQPMSNADESVVLVFNGEIYNFPALRRELAADGVIFRNAGDTEVILHLYEKYGREAIGRLHGMFALAIYDRRREKVLLARDRLGQKPLLYRLDGKRLCFASEFAALKKISGCRWRLNYPAVDQFLALQYIPAPATVYLEVHKLLPGCWLEFDLNSGRTVLNRYWQPDYRHKLDISFEDAAVEVRRRLTEAVRKRLMADVPFGAFLSGGLDSAIVCSLMAELCDRPVSVFTVGFENTRYDERMLAARTARALEAKTNRRLSCRTRVVQPEDFELLRRLVRHYGEPFADASMLPTGLLCRFAAEELTVALSGDGADEIFAGYERYLAMKYLAAADRWPGGRALCRLAAGWTPGEVRSFRERLRRLLAAGALPELRRYPALLIHGGEAVRRALYQGRLAAVEAGGAEEYLAGLLRQATAVDPVEQCLECDLHGYLPNDILVKVDIASMAASLEVRSPFLDHELVEFAAALPLRFKQCGRSRKHILKAAFADLLPADLRNRRKRGFGVPVGEWFRGNWRMKLQEALLEGRLVSGGMMCREGIAALLETHCSGRGDWSYLLWSLLCLELFLEEEV